The Methylorubrum populi genome contains a region encoding:
- the pdxA gene encoding 4-hydroxythreonine-4-phosphate dehydrogenase PdxA, translating to MTPHLAITMGDPAGIGPEIIVKAAARLKDRIAAGDLRLLVVGSTPALRRAEDLLGLGHAPIPEVSEHEEDWPALCCLQADAEGEPIGFGQLSADGGRFAYKAVEAGVRLALSGRVGGIVTAPLNKEALNRAGYHYAGHTEMLAELTGMRGSVMMLAHGTMRVSHVTTHVALEDVPKRLTPERLRLVIDLTDRALKGLGLPRPKIAVAALNPHAGEGGLFGRQDIDVSAPVIAQAVEDGLDVLGPVPGDTVFVKLRAGQYDAVIAMYHDQGHIPVKLLGFEIDPATGKWMDLSGVNVTLGLPIIRTSVDHGTAFDIAGRGIANERSLIEAIEFAERLAAGRAA from the coding sequence ATGACCCCCCATCTCGCCATCACCATGGGTGACCCGGCCGGCATCGGCCCGGAGATCATCGTCAAGGCCGCCGCCCGGCTGAAGGACCGCATCGCGGCAGGCGACCTGCGCCTCCTCGTCGTCGGCAGCACCCCGGCGCTGCGGCGGGCCGAGGACCTGCTCGGGCTGGGCCACGCGCCGATCCCGGAGGTGTCCGAGCATGAGGAGGACTGGCCGGCGCTCTGCTGCCTCCAGGCGGACGCGGAGGGCGAGCCGATCGGCTTCGGGCAGCTCTCGGCCGACGGCGGCCGCTTCGCCTACAAGGCGGTGGAGGCCGGTGTGCGGCTGGCGCTCTCCGGCCGGGTCGGCGGCATCGTCACGGCGCCCCTGAACAAGGAGGCGCTGAACCGGGCCGGCTACCACTATGCCGGCCACACCGAGATGCTGGCCGAACTCACCGGGATGCGCGGCTCGGTGATGATGCTCGCCCACGGCACCATGCGGGTGAGCCACGTCACCACCCACGTCGCCCTGGAGGACGTGCCGAAGCGCCTCACCCCGGAGCGCCTGCGCCTCGTCATCGACCTCACCGACCGGGCGCTGAAGGGCCTCGGGCTGCCGCGGCCGAAGATCGCCGTCGCCGCGCTGAACCCGCATGCCGGGGAGGGAGGCCTGTTCGGCCGCCAGGACATCGACGTGAGCGCACCCGTCATCGCGCAGGCCGTGGAGGACGGTCTCGACGTGCTGGGGCCGGTGCCCGGCGACACGGTGTTCGTGAAGCTGCGCGCCGGCCAGTACGACGCCGTGATCGCGATGTACCACGACCAGGGGCACATCCCGGTCAAGCTGCTCGGCTTCGAGATCGACCCGGCCACCGGCAAGTGGATGGACCTCTCGGGCGTCAATGTCACCCTCGGCCTGCCGATCATCCGCACCTCGGTCGATCACGGCACCGCCTTCGACATCGCCGGCCGCGGCATTGCCAACGAGCGCAGCCTGATCGAGGCGATCGAGTTCGCCGAGCGGCTCGCCGCCGGCCGCGCCGCCTGA
- a CDS encoding Hrp-dependent type III effector protein: MTCLRLIADDLTGTLDAAAGFSGLCGPIPVAWPEGLAGAAAGSLAVDTGTRERDADAAAAIAGGLAPLLGSADIAFKKVDSLLRGPWAAELAAVLRAGGWERCVVAPAFPYQGRATVGGRQVDRSGATWTPVCGDIAGALQEVGLPARHAAVEDGPVPGVAVYDASDDAELHRIAALGGDPGRVLWCGSGGLAAALARGTPPTDDARLVGPVLGLFGSDRAESEAQLAACGDHRLLLPHDGADATPVAARLTAGGVALVSLHLPPGTAREAAAVRIAARFSGLVAGLGRPGTLLVAGGETLKALCLALGAGGLDVTGQVAPGLPRSTLRGGRWDGLPVVSKSGAFGTAGVWRDLLHHNGFIPDRRDA, encoded by the coding sequence ATGACCTGCCTGCGCCTCATCGCCGACGACCTGACCGGCACCCTCGACGCGGCGGCCGGGTTCAGCGGCCTGTGCGGGCCGATCCCGGTCGCGTGGCCGGAGGGGCTGGCGGGCGCCGCGGCCGGGTCCCTCGCGGTCGATACGGGGACCCGCGAGCGGGACGCGGACGCGGCGGCCGCGATCGCGGGCGGGCTCGCCCCCCTGCTCGGCAGCGCGGATATCGCGTTCAAGAAGGTCGACAGCCTGCTGCGCGGCCCCTGGGCGGCGGAGCTGGCCGCCGTCCTCCGCGCGGGCGGCTGGGAGCGCTGCGTCGTCGCGCCGGCCTTCCCCTACCAGGGCCGCGCCACCGTCGGCGGGCGCCAAGTCGACCGGAGCGGGGCAACCTGGACCCCGGTCTGCGGCGACATCGCCGGGGCCCTGCAGGAGGTCGGGCTCCCGGCCCGCCACGCCGCGGTCGAGGACGGGCCGGTGCCGGGCGTGGCCGTCTACGACGCGTCGGACGACGCCGAGCTTCATCGCATCGCCGCGCTCGGCGGTGATCCGGGGCGCGTGCTGTGGTGCGGCAGCGGCGGCCTCGCCGCGGCGCTCGCCCGAGGCACGCCGCCGACGGACGACGCGCGGCTTGTCGGCCCGGTGCTCGGCCTGTTCGGCTCGGACCGCGCCGAGTCGGAGGCGCAGCTCGCGGCCTGCGGCGACCACCGTCTGCTCCTCCCGCACGACGGTGCCGACGCGACACCGGTCGCGGCGCGGCTGACCGCCGGGGGCGTCGCCCTGGTCAGCCTCCACCTGCCCCCCGGCACCGCCCGCGAGGCGGCGGCCGTGCGCATCGCCGCCCGCTTCTCCGGCCTCGTCGCCGGGCTCGGCCGCCCGGGAACCCTCTTGGTCGCGGGCGGCGAGACCCTGAAGGCCCTCTGCCTGGCCCTTGGTGCGGGGGGGCTCGACGTCACCGGGCAGGTCGCCCCGGGGCTGCCCCGCTCGACCCTGCGCGGCGGGCGCTGGGACGGCCTGCCCGTCGTCTCGAAATCCGGCGCCTTCGGAACCGCGGGCGTCTGGCGCGACCTGCTCCACCACAACGGCTTCATCCCCGACAGGAGGGACGCATGA
- a CDS encoding iron-containing alcohol dehydrogenase, translating to MTAHARLDSPIDLLRPERIAFGAGTLAEVARFAAERGYRRPLVVADAFNAARIDRLGLPGTVAAFGTVRPEPDVPNLDAALAEAERVRPDLVVGFGGGSAMDLAKLVAVLPGSGQRLADVVGPERVAGRRVGLVQVPTTAGTGSEAGTRALVTDPEAQAKLAVQSRHMLADLAVIDPDLTMSVPPAVTAATGIDAMAHCVEAYTSRRAHPAIDLYALEGVRLVGRHLSRAVADGSDREARAGLALASLYGGFCLGPVNTTAGHAVAYPLGTRHHVAHGLACAAIFPHTLAFNAPAVPEKTARVLEALGAGRATDAAAEADAVLEHAYRFCADLGVEMRLSRMGVPEDDLDAMAGEAHAIRRLLDNNPRDLPREAIVALYRAAY from the coding sequence ATGACGGCCCACGCGCGCCTCGACAGCCCGATCGACCTCCTCCGGCCGGAGCGAATCGCCTTCGGCGCCGGCACCTTGGCGGAGGTCGCCCGCTTCGCCGCCGAGCGCGGCTACCGGCGCCCGCTCGTGGTGGCCGATGCCTTCAACGCCGCCCGCATCGACCGCTTGGGATTGCCCGGCACGGTCGCCGCGTTCGGCACCGTGAGACCCGAGCCCGACGTGCCGAACCTCGACGCGGCGCTGGCGGAGGCCGAGCGGGTGCGGCCCGACCTCGTGGTCGGCTTCGGCGGCGGCAGCGCGATGGACCTGGCCAAGCTCGTCGCGGTGCTGCCGGGCAGCGGCCAGCGGCTGGCCGACGTGGTCGGCCCGGAGCGCGTCGCCGGGCGCCGGGTCGGCCTCGTCCAGGTCCCGACGACCGCCGGCACCGGCAGCGAGGCGGGGACGCGCGCCCTCGTGACCGACCCGGAGGCGCAGGCCAAGCTCGCGGTGCAGAGCCGGCACATGCTGGCCGATCTCGCGGTGATCGACCCCGATCTGACCATGAGCGTACCGCCTGCCGTCACCGCCGCCACCGGCATCGATGCGATGGCCCACTGCGTCGAGGCCTATACCAGCCGGCGGGCGCATCCGGCGATCGACCTCTACGCCCTGGAGGGCGTGCGGCTGGTGGGCCGCCACCTGTCCCGCGCCGTGGCCGACGGCTCGGACCGCGAGGCGCGGGCCGGTCTCGCCCTGGCCTCGCTCTACGGCGGCTTCTGCCTCGGCCCGGTGAACACCACCGCCGGCCACGCGGTGGCCTATCCGCTCGGCACCCGCCACCACGTCGCCCACGGCCTCGCCTGCGCGGCCATCTTCCCGCACACGCTGGCCTTCAACGCCCCGGCCGTGCCGGAGAAGACCGCCCGCGTGCTGGAGGCGCTGGGCGCCGGAAGGGCGACGGATGCCGCGGCCGAGGCGGACGCCGTGCTGGAGCACGCCTACCGCTTCTGCGCCGATCTCGGCGTCGAGATGCGCCTGTCCCGGATGGGCGTGCCCGAGGACGACCTCGACGCGATGGCGGGCGAAGCCCACGCGATCCGCCGCCTCCTCGACAACAACCCGCGCGACCTCCCCCGCGAAGCCATCGTCGCGCTCTACCGCGCCGCCTACTGA
- a CDS encoding dihydrodipicolinate synthase family protein, which translates to MSNPSMSNPARPNLHPRGVFCAALTPLTPDYAPDHAPFVEHARRLLDQGCDGIALLGTTGEANAFSVGQRKALLEAALAGGIAPERLMPGTGVAALAETVELTRHAVSLGVTTVVMLPPFYYKAVTDEGLFSAYSTVIERVGDARLRLVLYHIPQIAGIGISHDLIERLRTRYPEVVTGIKDSSGDLANMEALIARFPGFAVLAGADPLLLPLLAKGGAGCITATSNLVAADLALIYRHHADPARAEDVTTAQARVIAARNRASILPQMASLKAMLADATGQEAWNRLCPPLLALTEDERQRLRAA; encoded by the coding sequence ATGTCGAACCCATCCATGTCGAACCCGGCTCGGCCGAACCTGCACCCGCGCGGCGTCTTCTGCGCCGCCTTGACCCCGCTCACCCCCGACTACGCCCCGGACCACGCCCCGTTCGTGGAGCATGCCCGCCGCCTGCTCGACCAGGGCTGCGACGGCATCGCGCTGCTCGGCACCACGGGCGAGGCCAACGCCTTCTCCGTGGGCCAGCGCAAGGCCCTGCTGGAGGCGGCTCTGGCCGGTGGGATCGCCCCCGAGCGCCTGATGCCGGGTACCGGCGTGGCCGCGCTGGCGGAGACCGTCGAGCTGACCCGCCACGCCGTCTCGCTCGGCGTCACCACCGTGGTGATGCTGCCGCCGTTCTACTACAAGGCCGTGACCGACGAGGGACTGTTCTCCGCCTACAGCACGGTGATCGAGCGGGTCGGCGACGCGCGGTTGCGCCTCGTCCTCTACCACATCCCGCAGATCGCCGGGATCGGCATCTCCCACGACCTGATCGAGCGCCTGCGCACCCGCTATCCGGAGGTCGTGACCGGGATCAAGGATTCCTCGGGCGACCTCGCGAACATGGAGGCCCTGATCGCCCGCTTCCCAGGCTTCGCGGTGCTGGCCGGCGCGGACCCGCTGCTCCTGCCGCTGCTGGCCAAGGGCGGGGCCGGCTGCATCACCGCCACCTCGAACCTCGTGGCTGCCGACCTCGCCCTCATCTACCGCCACCACGCCGACCCGGCGCGGGCGGAGGATGTCACCACGGCACAGGCGCGGGTCATCGCCGCCCGCAACCGTGCCTCGATCCTCCCCCAGATGGCTTCCCTGAAGGCGATGTTGGCGGACGCGACCGGCCAGGAAGCGTGGAACCGTCTCTGTCCGCCGCTCCTCGCGCTGACCGAGGACGAGCGGCAGCGCCTGCGCGCGGCTTGA
- a CDS encoding MFS transporter has protein sequence MTGQAMVQLPRQRWLIVLMCFLAVAINYIDRANLGVAVPMIRQEYGIDPALMGLILSAFFWSYVLMQLPGGWLIDRFGSRLTYTVATLIMSVATLATAFAGGIYSMIACRLMLGIGEAFCYPVNAKVTSLWFRRSERGLATGIWASGSRVGSAMTLPLVAFLIANFGWREAFLVTGTIGLVWMVVWYLVYRDPGKHPAVSAEQLAVLEADYAVKAGAKKIRYAELFRYRTIWGMMIGFFCLNFVIYFYTTWFPSYLTESRGFSLSKLGTLGLLPGLVAIPAGWFGGYLSDRLYKGGWSLTAARKTCLVGGLLSSSVVAFAPLVPGDAAALALLSISYSGLAFAGANIWTLPGDVAPTPAHVASISGIQNFASNLAGIALTTFTGVMVSITKGSFVVPLAVAGTLSVVGACSYLFIVGEIAPLKSREEESEALAANPAQA, from the coding sequence ATGACCGGACAGGCGATGGTTCAACTGCCGCGCCAGCGCTGGCTCATCGTGCTGATGTGCTTCCTCGCGGTGGCGATCAACTACATCGACCGGGCCAATCTCGGCGTCGCCGTGCCGATGATCCGCCAGGAATACGGGATAGACCCGGCCCTCATGGGCCTGATCCTGTCGGCCTTCTTCTGGTCCTATGTCCTCATGCAACTGCCGGGCGGCTGGCTGATCGACCGCTTCGGCTCGCGCCTGACCTACACGGTGGCGACGCTGATCATGTCGGTGGCCACGCTGGCCACCGCCTTCGCGGGCGGGATCTACTCGATGATCGCCTGCCGGCTGATGCTCGGGATCGGCGAGGCGTTCTGCTATCCGGTGAACGCCAAGGTCACCTCCCTGTGGTTCCGCCGCTCGGAGCGCGGGCTGGCCACCGGCATCTGGGCCTCGGGCTCCCGCGTCGGCTCGGCGATGACGCTGCCGCTGGTGGCCTTCCTCATCGCCAATTTCGGCTGGCGCGAGGCCTTCCTCGTCACCGGGACGATCGGCCTCGTGTGGATGGTGGTCTGGTACCTCGTCTACCGCGACCCCGGGAAGCATCCGGCGGTGAGCGCCGAGCAGCTCGCCGTGCTGGAGGCCGACTATGCGGTGAAGGCCGGCGCCAAGAAGATCCGCTACGCGGAGCTGTTCCGGTACCGCACCATCTGGGGCATGATGATCGGCTTCTTCTGCCTCAACTTCGTGATCTACTTCTACACGACGTGGTTCCCCTCCTACCTCACCGAGTCGCGCGGCTTCTCGCTGTCCAAGCTCGGAACCCTCGGCCTGCTGCCCGGCCTCGTCGCGATCCCGGCGGGCTGGTTCGGCGGCTACCTCTCCGATCGCCTCTACAAGGGCGGCTGGAGCCTCACCGCCGCGCGCAAGACCTGCCTCGTGGGTGGCTTGCTCTCCTCCTCGGTGGTGGCGTTCGCGCCCCTCGTGCCGGGCGACGCGGCGGCGCTGGCGCTCCTGTCGATCTCCTACTCGGGCCTCGCCTTTGCCGGCGCCAACATCTGGACGCTGCCCGGCGACGTCGCGCCGACGCCGGCCCACGTCGCCTCGATCTCGGGCATCCAGAACTTCGCTTCGAACCTCGCCGGCATCGCGCTCACCACCTTCACCGGCGTGATGGTCTCGATCACCAAGGGCTCCTTCGTGGTGCCGCTGGCGGTGGCCGGCACGCTCAGCGTCGTCGGCGCCTGCTCCTACCTGTTCATCGTCGGCGAGATCGCGCCGCTGAAGAGCCGGGAGGAGGAGTCCGAGGCCCTGGCCGCCAACCCGGCGCAGGCCTGA